CGCAGCTGGCCCAACCAGGCGCACAACACCGTGATAAGAATGCAGAAAGGTTTTCACCATTTAATGCACTAGTCACTTCTTCACTCAGGCAGGGTAATAGAGGGCACCCAGTCATTCACATTGCGGCTTTCTTCGCAGAATAGACCAAGTTTTTCCAGAGCTGGGTCTTTCCAAGCATCCTCACTGGGGTTCTGAGAAATGAGAAGGAACAGTACATGAGTACACAGCTTACAAGAAAAGGATTGAGACAGCCAAGGGCGCACTGCCAAGTCATTGCAGATAAGCAATAACAGGACACTTACCGTAATAAGGATGCAATGCAAATCTTTGGGTTCTCCAGACTCATCAGTGCTGCCCAGGATCTCGGCCAGCTTGTCAGTGTCATTCAGTCTAACGATATTGATGTCATTTTCACAGCAGAAGGCTTGGATGAGGGTAAAGTGAATCTGCAGGGCAATGTCCCCTTCATCTATCTCATCAGCAGCCAGAATGCAGAAAGTCACATTGTCTGGATCTCTAGAAGAGGGAGAAAATAGAAGGAAACGTTAGTTGTGCTGCTTGTGGGCAATGCATATACGTGTGTGCATGAGTAATGGCAGTGCTTCAATGCAAGGGAGTAGGATACTTACACATTCATGACTTTGGCAGACTCGTAGACTCCGACGGTCAGACACTGCTGTCTCTGTGCGGAGATGAGCAGCTCATGCAGGGCTTTACCGGCACTGTGCATCCTGGGCAAGACAAAGAGACATGCATTTAGATCGGGTGCCACACACAGCCTGGCAGTGCactaccccactatatacaagacACACAACACCCGCCAGCACAGAACACATATTCACCTTTCAGCGCTTTCCACTACAGCTTCCTGTCCGTGCACTTCCTCAAGAGTCATAATGGTAGAGTAAATCACAAGGGTAGAAGGCGAAGAGCCAGTAAATCCACAAGGGTTCAGTGTAAGAGCAGGGATAATCCAAGGCTCAGATGTAAGCGGCTAGAATCCTGTGCGGTGTGTGAAGAGCTCAAGCCACCGCCGCTCTATTTATCCGCTGGCTGGAGGGGGCGTGGCTTCAGGCACTCCTTCTCCCTGATTGGCTGCACGGAGGCGGCATTGTAATGCTAATAGGAGCTGCCGAGCGCCGCGGCTTGTGCCAGAAGGGCCGcacgtgggggaggggggtgtctgtGGTGGGCGCCCGGGGGGGATTCACAATGACTCAGAAGCGCTTGTCTTTTGTCATGCTGTTACCGGGCAGAGCGCTGGGGTCGTGAAAGAGCACTTTCTTGTGGGCAGGTTTAGGGGGCTGGGTGCACCCCAGTCAGTGTAATGCATGAGTGTgcggagataatggggcagattggGGATGGCACACGCTGCGATTAGCATCTCTATGGCGGGGGGGAGGGCTGGCGTGTGGCAGTTTGGAGACAATTGGCCCTTTCTCTCTTTGCAGGGACACTGTCCACCTGCCACCGCGGTGGGGGCCGCTCCTTAACCCTTTCCTCGCTGCAGGCAGGCACGTGCGCCCAGAGACGGCTGTGA
The DNA window shown above is from Engystomops pustulosus chromosome 1, aEngPut4.maternal, whole genome shotgun sequence and carries:
- the GADD45G gene encoding growth arrest and DNA damage-inducible protein GADD45 gamma gives rise to the protein MTLEEVHGQEAVVESAERMHSAGKALHELLISAQRQQCLTVGVYESAKVMNVDPDNVTFCILAADEIDEGDIALQIHFTLIQAFCCENDINIVRLNDTDKLAEILGSTDESGEPKDLHCILITNPSEDAWKDPALEKLGLFCEESRNVNDWVPSITLPE